Genomic window (Streptomyces sp. LX-29):
GCGCTCCCGGGCCGCGCTGCGCGCAGGTGGACCCGTTCAGCGGGGCGGCGGTCGGCTCCGAGGACTGTCTGTATCTGAACGTGACCGTGCCGACGGCCGGCGCGGTGCGCCCGGGGCGGCCCGCCCGCTTGGCCGACGGCACCGTGGACGGCGGCGACGGCGGGCGGGACACCACCCCCGCCCACGCCCTCACCTCCGCCGCGACTCTCTCCTCCGCCACCCCTCCCGCCTCACCCGGCAGGCCCGTGATGGTGTGGCTGCACGGCGGGGCCTTCCTGTGGGGCGCCGGCGGCGACTACCTCGCCGAGCGCCTCGCGGTCCAGGGCGACACGGTGGTCGTCACCGTCAACTTCCGGCTGGGTGTCTTCGGGTTCTTCGGCCACCCGGCGCTCGGCGGCGCTCCCGACGCGGGCCTCGCCGACCAGCAGGCGGCGTTGCGCTGGGTGCGGGCCAACGCGCGGCACTTCGGCGGGGATCCGAGTCGGGTGACCGTGTTCGGTGAGTCGTCGGGGGCGATGAGCGTCTGCGGGCAGTTGGTCTCGCCCGGCGCGGCGGGCCTGTTCCACCGGGCGATCCTGCAGAGCGGCTCGTGCCACACCGGCTTTCCACCGGGTGCCACGGCGCCGGACCGCCCCGCGTACGAGTCATGGGTGCCGCAGCGCCGGGTCAGCGAGGCGGGGGCGGCGGCCGCCCGTCGGCTGGGCTGTCCGGGCGCGGCGGCCGAGGCGCTGCGCTGTCTGCGCGCGCTGCCCACCCGCGAGCTGGCGACGGCAGGGCTGATGGACGAGTTCTCGCTGCCCGCCTACGGCAACGCGCTGTTCCCGGAGCGGCCCGATCGAGCCCTGGAGCGGGGCCGTTTCCAGCGGGTTCCGGTGATCCAGGGTGCCAACCACGACGAGATGCGGTACTTCGTCGGACTGAACTTCGCTGCGCACCCCATCAGAAGCGTGGACGACTACCGGGCCCGCTTGGCGGTGAGCTTCGGTCCCGCGGCCGAGGCCGTCGAGGCGCGCTATCCGGCGGCGGACCACCGGACGCCCGCGCTCGCCTGGTCGGCCGTGCTCACCGACCGGGGCTGGGCCTGCCCGGCCGTATGGACTCAGCGCGCGTTGGCCGTGCGGGTGCCCACGTACGGCTATGAGTTCAACGACGCGGACGCGCCGGTGCTGCCCGGCCTGCCGGCGGTGCCGGAGGTTCCGTACGGCGCGGCCCACGGTTTCGAGCTGCCGTATCTGTTCCCCGACGACCCGCCCTTCACCCCGGCACAGCGGGACCTCTCGGAGAGGATGATCGGCTACTGGACGCGCTTCGCGCACGCCGCCGACCCCAACGCGCCGGGTGCTCCGCCCTGGCCGCGCCTCCTCCCGCGCGGCCGCGCGGCGGTGGTCCAGTCGCTGGCGCCGGGGCCCGGCGGAATCGGCCCCGTGGACGCGGCCGCCGAACACCGCTGTGACTTCTGGCGACAGCAGGCACACGACCACCGCGCAGGCGGCCCGGAGGGCGGCTAGCGGGCGGGAGCGCGGTGGGAAGGGCGAGGGAGGGGCGGGACCGGGGGCGCCGGAGCTGGTGGGCCTCCACCGCCTACGGCTCCCGGGCGGCAGGCGCCCGTCGTCGTCCCTGGGAACGGTCGGCCGTCCCCGGGGCCGCACGACGTCAGACGGCCGTCCGTGGCCAGAGGGCCGCACGACCTCAGGGGGCCGCACGACCCCTCAGGGACCACACGACGTCAGGGTCCGCTGGACGTCAGGGGGCACACGACCCCAGGGGACCACACGACGTCAGGGAACGTACGACGTCAGGGAGCGGTCCGGCCGCCGCGCACGGCTCGTGCCAGGAAGCGGGGGCGGAACAGGGAGGCGGGGGGCCGGTCCATGCCGGCGACTCGCATGAGGGCGGCCGAGGTCTCCGCGTCCGACTCGGCGACCCTCGCCAGCCGCCGCAGGTAGGCCGCTCCGAGGCTGACACCGGGCAGGCGCGGCCCCGAGGCGCCGGTCAGCGGTGCGTCGCCGAGGGTGGCGAACCACCAGGCCGGGGCGGTGGCCCGGGTCGCCGCCCGGAAGTAGCGTCGCCACAGCCCCTGTACCCCGCCGCGCAGTTGTTCGTCCAACACGCGGGCCTGCGTGGCCGCGCTGGTCATCCCGGAGCCGTAGATCGGGTTGACGCTGCACATCGCGTCCCCGGTGACCAGGAAGCCCTCCGGAAAGCGGTCCAGGGAGTCGTAGCGGCGCCGGACCTGGGCCGGGTACTGCATGACGTGGATGTCGCCCACGCCGGTCGCCCGGGGCAGCACCTTCAGCAGGTACTCGGGTGCCAGCTGCTCCACGATGGCGGCGAACCGCTCCGGGTCCCCGGTCGGGCGGTCCGGGCCGTAGCCGTAGACGGTCAACGACCACTGCCCGTTCTCCCGGGCCACGAAGGCGAGGCCCAGCGGCCGGCCGGGCTCCGCGCCGACGCTGACGAGCCGGTCGTTGCCCAGGGCGTCCGGCGGCAGGTCGTACAGGCGGGTGGCGTAGCTGACGGCGACGTGCATGCGCTGTTCGGCGGGCTCCGGGTAGCCGAGGGCCCGCAGCCACGCCTGGGCCCGCCCGGAGCGTCCCGTGGCGTCGACGACGAGGTCCGCGGGGAGGTCCTCCCGCTCCGAGGCCCCGCTCCGGCCTACGGTGACCCCGGTCACCCGCCGTCCCGCGGCGGTGACCGGGTCCATCGCCTCCCAGCCGCGCCGCACCGAGACGTTGGGCAGCGCACGCACCCGCTCGGCGACGCGGTGTTCCAGCAGCGGACGGCTGAGGAGCACGGTCTCCCTGCCGATCTCGGTCTGCTTGAGCTGGTGGCCGTAGATGTACACCCGATGCTGGGTGAGGACGTTGGCCCGCACGGCGCCGTGCTCCGCGCACTCGGCGACGATCCCGGGGAAGAGCGAGTCGAATAAGTCCGAGGCCTTGAGCAGCAGGCCGTGCGGATGACGCCCCTGCGGGATGCCTCGTCGCGGGCCGTCGGTGCCGGACGCGTCGCGTTCCACCACCGTCACCCGTCGGAAGTGGTCCGCGAGCACCCGGGCGGTGAACAATCCGCTCATCCCGGCTCCGAGCACCACCGCGTGGTCCTGTGAAGTCGTCATGGTCCGTGCTCCTTCGGTAGTCGGTTCCCTGCGTGCCAAGGGGTCGCGCCGAGCCTCGGAGACGTCGTTTGGAGAAGGAGGGGGAAAGAAGTGGGAAGGGGCCGGGTCAGCTGCCCGGACCCGCGGGGGAAGGGGCCCGCCGGGGCGTCCGGCGTCCCGGTGGACGCGTGTGGGTCACCCGGACTCGGGGCCGGGTCACCGCCCGGACTCGCGTCGGGACCCGGGGCCCCGGCGTCGCCGCGACACGGGCCCGTACGACGGGCGTGGCGGTGCGCAGCCCGGAATCATCAGCTTACCCCCGTGATGTTCATGAGCAGATGATCGCTCATGGACCACAACCCGAACAACAGTGCGTCAACTGCACGGATATGCGCACCGGGTGGGGTCAACCGCTTCCCGGCGCCCGTCGGAACGTCGCCGAGGGGCTCGCCGACAACGCCGGTGGCGGGTGCTGGAGCACCCCTGAGTCGAGGGGGCTTCGAGGCCGAGGGAACCGTCACCCAGGAGCCCTCCGCTCCTCGCGACGCGACGTCCCGGATCCGCGGCGGAGTCAGGTGCCGAGTGGTGCGGGCAACAGGGCGCGCATGGTGGTGCGGACGGTGTCGAGGTCGACCGCCTCGGGGGCGACGCGCCATTGGGCGTGGAGTCCGATGACGACCCCGACCAGCAGCACCGCGACCGCTTCGGGAGTGGCCCCCGGGGGCAGAGCCTCGGCCGGGATCCAGCTCTGGGCGCCCTGCCGGAGCGCCGCGTGGAGCCGCGCGTAGTTCGCGCGGAGCGGCGAGTCGTCTTCCACCGCTTCGGCGAGCAGGGTGATGAACAGGCGTGTGTCGGGTCGGCGGATGAAGTCCATGAGCTGGTCGAGCGGATCGCCGGGCGGAGGCGTGAAGCGTCGCATGACGACCTGGAGTCGGTCGTCGACCACCGCTTCCAACAGGCCCAGCTTGTTGCCGAAGTGCCAGGGGATCGAGCCGCGGCTGATGTCGGCCCGCTCGGCGATGTCGATGAAGCTCGTCTGCCGGTAACCCTTCTCGGCAAAGAGCTCGGCGGCGGCCGCGATCAGGAGTCGGCGGCTCTCCTGGGTCCGTTCGATACGTCGCGTGGCCATGCGGTCCATCTAACCAGGTATGCCGAGCGACAGCGAAGATGCCGACTGGTATAGCCTGTGTTGACCAACACAGAACGGGGAGGTCCGCATGCGTGGGGCATGGAAGACCAGGGACGCACGGGACGCCGCGGGGCCGGCGAAGGCCCGGCCGACGACACGGGGGCTCGCATGAGGCTGGCGAAGTCCGCGCACCTCGCCCACCCGTGGCGGGTCCACGAGATCACGCGGGACTTCGCGGTCCAGGACGTCTGGTCGTTCCGCACGCCGGGCGCCGGGCCGGACGATTTCCCGGCGATGCTCACGGCGATCCGCTCGCACGGCCGTATCGATCAGCAGTCTCGGCCGGTGCGGGCGCTGTTCTCGCTGCGCTGGAAGCTCGGGGCACTCCTCGGGTGGGACAAGCCGTCGGCGGGCGTGGGTGGCCGGGTCGCCTCGCTCCGCGACCGCGTGCCCGGCGACCTGCGCGGCGCCTCGCCCGCACCGGACGACGGCGGCCCGGTCCTCACGGCGGTCTACCAGACCCCTGTGGAGTCCGTCCGCGAGCTGGCCAACAAGACCGTGCACACCGTGATGCACCTGGGCTGGGTGCGCGGCGCCGACGGCGACCACGAGCTGCGGATGGCCGTCCTGGTCAAGCCCAACGGAAGGCTCGGGCGGCTGTACATGGCCGCCATCGCGCCCTTCCGCCACCTCGTCGTCTACCCGGCGCTCACCCGGCAGTGGGAACGAGCCTGGCGCAACCGTGAAGGGATATCGCGATGAACACCGATATGCGGCTGCTGCGTTGGGCCGGCGCCCTCATGACCGTCCTGGGGACGGGGCACCTGGTCCTGCTGACGCTCACCCGCTGGGGGGACATCACCGACTGGGTCGACGAAGGGGCGTGGGCGGCCGTCCCGCTCTCGCTCGGGGACGCCCAGACCGTGGCCGACCTGGAGAGCAAGCTCGCCTTCTGGGGCGGCCCCGGCAGCTTCGGCGTGCCGCTGGTCCTGCTCGGCTGCCTCACCTGGCACCTCGCCGGACGCGGCGTGGCGATCCCGGCCGGCATCGGCTGGGGCGTCGTCGCGTGGTGCGCGGTCGGCGGCGTCCTTCTCGTTCCGTCGCCGTTCTTCGCCGGGATCGTCCCCGGCGTCCTCGTCATCGTGGCGGCGCGCCGAAACCGAACACCCGAACTGCCCGGCTGTCGGGGATGAGCGTCAGCCGGGGGCGGGGCGAGCGGCAGGGCTTCGATCGGTCCTCTAGTACTGCAACGGTGCTTGCCGTGACTGCTGGCCAGTTTGGTCGTTGGTTGCGTCATGGGTGGGGAACTTGCTGATGCCCGGTCGTGGGCTGGTGAACTGAGGGCCTTGCATGAGCGGTTCGTGCACCGTTTCTCCAGGTCAGAGCCGCGGGAGTCGGCTCTTGCCTATATGCAGGGGCTGATAGCTCCGCTGGAGCGGAAGAACGGATGGACGCTTGCCGAGGAGGCCGGGCATGCGGGTCCGGACCGGATCCACCGGCTGCTGAACCGAATCGACTGGAACGCCGATGAGGTCCTCGACGACGTGCGGGACTATGTCGTCGAGCATCTCGGCGACCCGGAAGCGGTGCTGATCGTGGACGACACGGGATTCCTGAAGAAGGGAGTCCGCTCGGCTGGGGTCCAGCGGCAGTACTCCGGAACCGCCGGCCGGACGGAGAACTCCCAGATCGGGGTGTTCCTCGCCTATGCCGGCGGCCGTGGCCGCACCTTGATCGACCGCCGCCTGTATCTGCCCACCTCCTGGACGGATGACCGTGAACGCTGCCGGGCCGCCGGCATCGAGGACACGGTCGCCTTCGAGACGAAGGTCGTCACCGCAAGGGCGATGGTCCGCCGGGCCATCGCGGAGAAGATCCCGTTCCGGTGGGTGACCGCGGACGCCGCCTACGGCTTCTCCAAAGGTTGGCGGACCGAGCTGGAGCGGGCCGATGTCTTCCACGTCATGGCCACGACCCGGCACGACACCGTCGTCACCCGCTGGGCCATGGACCACCCCGTCCACGACCTGTTTCCCGGTCTCCCGAGGCAGAAGTGGAAGCGCCGTTCCTGCGGCGACGGCGCCCACGGGCCACGGGTCTACGACTGGGCCAGGGTGGAGGTCCGTCCCTGGCACCGCGAAGACCGCCGGCATTGGGTGATCGCCCGCCGCAGCGTGAGCCGGCCGCAGGAGATCTCCTACTACATCGCCTACTGCCCCGCCGAGACCACACTCGACGAGCTCATCCGTGTCGCCGGCAGCCGGTGGGCAGTGGAGGAATGCTTCCAAAGCGCGAAGCAGGAATGCGGCCTGGACGACTACCAGGTCCGTCGCTACGACGGCTGGCACCGCCACATGACACTGGCCATGGCCGCCCACGCCTGCCTCACCGTCCTGCGGGCCCGCGAACTCGACACCGGGAAAGCAGAAACGGATCCTCCGACCTCGTCCCCCTCAGCCTTCCCGAGCTCAGACGCCTGATCCACCGCCTCACCCACCGCCACCCAGCACCCGTCGACCACGTGCTGCAGTGGTCACACTGGCGACGCAGACGACAACACCAAGCCCGCATCAGCCACTACAAACGACGCGGCCACACACCACCAGAAACTGCCAAACCCTCACAGCAAACACCGTTGCAGTACTAGGCGGCCCAGTGCGCCGGGCGGGTCAGGGTGCCCGGCAGCCTGGTGGCCGCGTCGCCCCTGGCCGCGTTGAGCTGGGGCTGGGTGAGGAAGATGCAGTCGGTGAGGTCGGCGCCGGACAGGTCGGCGTCCCGCAGGTCGGCACCGATGAGGTCGGCGAACCGAAGATCGGCGCCGGAGAGGTCGGCGGCGATGAGGTAGGCGCCGCGCAGACTGACGCCTCTGAGGTCGGCCCCCTTGAGCCTCGCGCCGATCAGATCCGCGCCCCTGCGGTCCTTCTTCTTGCGCCGTACGCCAGCCCGCGCGAGCTCGCTCGTGCGCAGCAGCAGCGTGTTGACGACCTGCCGGTGGGCCGCGACATCCAGCCCGCCGAGGGCCTCGGGGCTCTGGCGGGTGAGGCGCTCGGTCTCGTCGAGCACCCGTCGCACCTCGGCGTGGACCGGCCGGGCCGACTCCAGGGTCAGCGCCTCGGTCAAGTACCAGAGCAGCTCGTGGAGCTGTCGCACGACCGGGAAGACCGCGAACATCTCCCGGGCGCTCTCCGGCTCCTGCCGCCAGTCCCGCCCGCCGAAGGTGATCTGAGAGACCCTCTGTCCCGCCCCGAAGCAGTCGTAGACGGTGCAGCCGGGAAATCCCTCCTGCCGGAGGCGGGTATGGATGCCGCAGCGGAAGTCGGCGTCCAGGTTCCGGCAGGGCTTTCCGGCGTCCTTGGTGACGGCGAAGTCCGCGGAGGCCGTGAAGGGCAGGGCCACACAGCAGAGCCCGAAGCACTGCGCGCAGTCGCCCCGCAGGTCCGTCCGCCCCTGCTCGGGTCCCGCGTCATGACGTATCTCGGGCACGGTGTGTGGTTCCTCTTACCTGTCGCTCGATGCCTGCCGGGCCGGGACCCCGGCACCTGACCGGCCATTTTAGGCATCCGCCCGTCCGACGCCCGGCAAGAGCACGCGCTCCGGGCGGGGTCCGGGCCCGGTCGTCGCGTGTCCGGCCTCCGTCGTCGCGCACCCCGGGCCCCGTCATCGCGCGCCCGGCCCCGTCGTCACGTGTCCGGCCAGCCCCGTCGTGGCGCGCCCCGGGCCGTCCGCCGCGGCCTGGACCGACCGTCACCGGCACGTGCACCCCGCACCCGCTGCCGGGCACCGGGCACCCGCCACCGGGCGGAGTCCGCCGGCCCGGCCGGTCACCGCGGTCGGCCCCCATCCGACCACCGGGTCCCGACCACCGGGCCCCCATCGCCGGGTCCCGACCACCAGATCCCGATCTCCGGGTCCCGCTCACTGGGACTCGATTGCCGAGGCCCGATCACCGGGACCCGTTCACCAGGGCCCGGGACCCGTTCGCCGAGGCCCGGTCGCCGGGTACCCGGGCCTCGCGGACCAGCCGCCCAGAGCCTGCCCGGTCGCCGTGAGCCGTTCGCCGAGGCCCGTTCGCCGGGAGCCGCTCGCTGGGCCCGGGCGTCGCCGACCGGCCACCCAGGCCCGGCCCGGTCGCCGTGGCCCCCGGCCGGCCCCTTCGTCTCAACCCCCGACTCGCTGGTCCCCCACCGTCAGTGCCTCCAGCCCCGCGGGCAGCGGCCGCGCGTGCACCACGCCCAGCCGCTGCGTCGCGCGGGTCAGCGCCACGTACAGATCGCTGGTCCCGAGCTCGGCCGGCTCCACCACGATCACCGCGTCGAACTCCAGGCCCTTGGCCTGCCGGGGGTCGAGCAGCACCACCGGCTCGGTCAGGTCCGGGGTGGGGCCGGTGGACGCGCCCGGCAGGGCTGCCGACAGGGCCTCGTGCCGGTCGCGGGCGGCGATCACCGCGAGCCGGCCCACCGCGCGGTCCGCTCGATCCTCCGCCACGGCGTCGGCCACCGCGCGGGGCAGGTCGTCGGCGCGGCGCGCCCAGGGCCGTACGCCGGTGGCTCGGACCGAGGTCGGCGGCTCGAAGGAGCCGTCCACGGCGCGGAGCACTCCCGCCGCGATCTCCATGATCTCGGCCGGTGTGCGGTAGTTGACGCCGAGCCGGGTGTGCTCCCAGCGGTCGTCGACGTACGGCGTGAGGATCGCGTCCCAGGAGCCGCAGCCGCCGGGTTCCGCGGTCTGCGCCGGGTCGCCGACCAGGGTCATGGAACGGGTCGGGGTGCGGCGCATCAGCAGCCGCCACGCCATCGCGGACAGCTCCTGCGCCTCGTCCACGATGACGTGGCCGAAGGCCCAGGTGCGGTCGGCGGCGGCGCGTTCCGCGGCGCTTCGGTGGTCGGCCTCCTCGTGGCGCTCCGCGAGCGCTTCCGCGTCGATCAGATCGTGGGCGGCGAGCACCTCCGAATCCTCGTCGTCGCGGTCCTCGAACTCCTGGGTGCGGGAGCCGTAGGAGAGGTCGAGCACGCCCTGCGCGTAGGCGATCCGCTCCTGGCGCGCCGCCTCGGCGGCCACGCGGGCCGCCGCGTCGTCCTCCCCGAGGAGCTCGGCGGCCTCGTCCAGCAGCGGCACGTCGGCCGGGGTCCAGTCGCCGCCCACCCGACGGATCGCGGCGGCGTCGACCTCCGGGAGGTGGACGGGCTCGGCCAGGAAGTCCGCGACCAGTTGCCGGGGGGTGAGGACGGGCCACAGCTCGTCGATGGCGGCGTGCACCTCGGGGCTGTCCGCGACGGCCTTGCCGAGCTGGGCGATGTCGTCCGGGCCCAGCAGGTTCGGGCCGCCGTAGGGGTCGGCGCCCAGCCGGTCGGCCAGTTGGGCGGTGAGGGCGTCGATCAGGTGGAAGGCGAAGTACGGGCGGGCGAGGTTGTGCGGCAGCCGGGTCTCGCGGGCCCGCCGCCGTGCCCGCTCCGCCATCTCCGCGTCCAGCAGCAACGCGCCGTCCTCGTGGTCGATCGCGATGACCGGGTCGGGCAGGGACTGCCGGTCCGCCACGAACCGCGCCAGCACCTCGGCCATCTCGGCCCGGCCCTTGACCTCGGCCGCGCGGGGGGTGTCGGTGCCGCGCGCCGTGACGCCGGGGAAGAGCTCGCCGGGCGTGGCGAGCAGCACACCGGTCTCGCCGAGCGAGGGCAGCACCTCCGCGATGTAGCTCAGGAACGCCGGATTGGGCCCGACGATCAGCACCGCGCGGCGGGCCAGCAGTTCGCGGTGCGCGTAGAGCAGGTAGGCGGCGCGGTGCAGCGCGACGGCGGTCTTCCCGGTACCGGGACCGCCCTCGACGACCAGCACACCACGGTGCGGAGCACGGATGATCCGGTCCTGGTCGGCCTGGATGGTCCGCACGATGTCGTGCATCCGGCCGGTGCGCGCGGCGTCCAGCGCGGCGAACAGCACGGCGTCGGCGTCGGCGCCCTCGTGCCCGGTCCGTATGGTGTCGGAGAGGTCGAGGATCTCGTCGTGCAGGGCGGTGACCCGCTGCCCCACGGTGGTGATGTGACGCCGGCGGCGCAGTCCCATGGGGGTGTGGCCGGTGGCGAGGTAGAAGGGACGGGCGACCTCGGCCCGCCAGTCGACGACCAGCGGAGTGCGGTCGGCGTCGTCACGACGGATGCCGATACGGCCGATGTGGTGGTCGCGGCCGTCCTGGAAGGCCAGCCGGCCGAAGCACAGCCCACGCTCCCCGGCGTCGAAGGCGGCCAGCAGCCCGGACCGCTCGGCGACCAGCACATCGCGCTCCAGCCGCGCCTGGAGACCCGTCTCCTTGCGCGCAAGAGCCTCGGACACGGCCGTTTCGGCGCCGGCCCGGAGTTCGGCGAGACGCCCGTAGAGCAGGTCGATGAATTCCTGCTCACGACGCAATTCCTCGTTTGACAATTCGACTCCCGCTCGGATACGATGACTTCGTCGGGTTTTCTTATGTCTCGATAGCGGCGAGACATGGAAATCCCCAATATACGAGAGAAATCCCCCGGTCGGCAATCCGACCGGGGGATTTCTTTTTCCGTATGTCACCTTCGCCACGGACCGCGCGGGGCGAGCGCGCGGCGCAACAGCCCCAGCAGTGCCCGGGCGGCGGGGCTCGCCGGGCCGTCCGTGCGCCAGGTCAGAGCGATGCGCCCCCGCGGCCCGGGCTCGGTGATCCGCAGGGTGCGCAAGCCGAGCGCCGCGGCCGTTCCCGGCTCCAGCGCTGGGACGATGGCCACCCCCAGGCCACGGGCGGCGAGTTGGGTGAGCAGCGACGGGGCCGCCGCCTCGAAGGCGATACGGGGCCGAAAGCCGGCCTCCGTGCAGGCGCGTTCAAGGACACCGCGCAGCCCCGTGCCGCGCGGCAGGCTGATCAGCGGACGGTCGCGCAGGGCCGCCAGCGGGATGGCCCCGTCGGTGGCGACGGCGGTTTCGGTGACACTGACGGAGCCGAGAGCGGCCGCGACGGTTTTCGGGACGGCGCCGCTTTCCGGGGCATCGGCGCATTCCGGGGCGAGGGCGTTCCCGGGGGCGTGGGCTTTCCCCGGGGCTTGGGCGTTTTCTGGAGCGGTGGCGCTGAGGGCGGCGCTGACGGATTCGGCGACGGCGGACTCGGTGGTGACGGAGAAGTCCGCGAAGAGGAGCGGATCGTCGGGGGCGACGGCGGCGACCAGAGGCTGGTCCACCACGATCTGGGCGGAGGTGCCCGGCGGCGGGTGCTCGTCGACGAGTCCGAGGATGGCGATGTCGAGCTCACCGCGGCGCAGCGCGGCGAGCATCCGTTCTGAGGTGTCCTCGGTGAGCGCGATGTCGACCTGGGGGTGGTCGTCGTGGAACTCGGCCAGGACGGAGGCCACATCGAACTCGTGGGCGGCGGCGCCGGAGACCAGTCCGATGGTGACCTGACCGCGGAGCAGCCCGGTGAACGCGTCCACGGTCTGCCGCACGCCCTCAGCGGCCGCGAGCGCGGCTCGCGCGTACGGCAGGACGGCCTCGCCCACCTCCGTCGGGGTCACCGAACGGCCGGAGCGGTCGAGCAGGGGTTGTCCGAGCTCCCGCTCCAACTGCCGTATCTGCGCGCTCAGCCCGGGCTGCGCCAGGTGCAACCGGGCTGCGGCACGGGTGAAGTTGGCTTCCTCCACGACGGCGACGAAGTAGCGCAGCTGCCGAAGCTCCATAACTGATCATTCTAGTGGCGAGAACTACCGGCTCTTGGACTTATGGCGGCGCCGCACACACCCTGGAGAACATGGGGAAAGCGAAGGATGCCGAGGTCAGGGCCGCGATCGCGGCCGAACGCCAGGAGCTGGCCGATCTGTTGGACAGCCTGCCGGAGGAGAGCTGGGACGCGCCGTCGCTGTGCGCGGGGTGGCGGGTGCGGGAGGTGGCGGCTCATATGTCGCTCGGGTTCCGCTACTCGCTGCCGAGGGTGCTGCTGGAGCTGGCCAAGGCGCGCGGCGGACTGCACCGGATGACCGACCGGTGCGCCCGCAGGGACGCGGCGGCCCACTCGCCGCGGCAACTCGCCGGCTGGCTCCGGGACAACGCCCACCACCCCTGGACTCCCCCGGTCGGCGGCTTCGCGTCGGCGCTGGGCCACGACGTGGTGCACGGCCTGGACATCACGGTGCCGCTGGGCCTGGAACGCCGGGTCCCCGAGGACCGGCTGCGCGTTCTGCTGCGGAACGTCACCCCTTCGTCCGTCAGGTTCTTCGGCGCCGAACTCGACGGCGTCGAACTCCGCGCCGACGACCTGGACTGGTCCTTCGGCTCCGGCGCGCCCCTCGTCGGCGCCGCGCAGGACCTGTTGCTGCTCGCCTTCGGTCGCAGGCTCCCGGCGGGCCGCCTCAGCGGCGAGCCGGCCGACCGGTTCGCGCTGTCCCTCGGCTGAGGGGTCGGTCGCACCGGCGCAAAGGGACGGTCACGTCAGCGCGAGGGACGGTCGCCTCGACGCAAGGGACGGTCGCCTCCGCTGAGGGGACGGGCTCCTCGTCCCCTCACCTAGGCGCCGGCGCCTGGAGGCATGGGAGCGGAGTGCGCGAAGGTGCTGGGCGCGGGGCGGGCCGGTAGTGGAACGGGGCGCGATCCGCCCCTACCCGTGTGCGACCCGCCCCCTACCCGTACTACGTGAGAGCTACGCCGGAGGTGCACTCCGCGGCGGGACGCCGACCACACGGGCTGGATCTTAGTTTCGGTGCCGGAAGGACGATCGACGCCCGGCACGGAAGGATCCTTCGCCATGCCGCTCCGCCCGCACAGCGACCACCCGCTCCGCCCGCGCGACCAACGGCCGCTCCGCCCGCGGCGGAAACGGCTGACCCGGACCCTGCTCGCCGCGCTCGTCGCCGCGTCGGTGGTCCTGCCGGTGGCGGGCGCGGCCACGCCCGCGGACGTCCCGGCCCCCGCCCCCACGGCGCTCGGGCCGTTGCGGGACACGAGCCCGGTCGCGCTCGCCGGGCGGTACAAGGCCAGCCGGGCCGACATTCGGGCGGCCCAGCGGATGGCGGCCGAGCACGGGGACCACAGACGGGCCGCCGCGCTGCGGGCCATGGCGGACCCGGGGCGTCGTTTCCTCTTCTTCGACGGCCGGGACGGGGGCCGCGGCGTCGAGGTCTTCGGCGACCTGTCCTCGGCCGTGCGGATCGCCGTACTGGTCCCGGGTTCGGACACCAGTCTCGACCGCTACTGGCGTCTGCGGAGCGGCGCGAGGGCGCTGCTGCGGGAGTTGGGCGACGGATCGGCCGTCATCGCCTGGC
Coding sequences:
- a CDS encoding alpha/beta hydrolase, which gives rise to MPLRPHSDHPLRPRDQRPLRPRRKRLTRTLLAALVAASVVLPVAGAATPADVPAPAPTALGPLRDTSPVALAGRYKASRADIRAAQRMAAEHGDHRRAAALRAMADPGRRFLFFDGRDGGRGVEVFGDLSSAVRIAVLVPGSDTSLDRYWRLRSGARALLRELGDGSAVIAWLGYRTPSTVSPDVLTTETADDAVPALRSFVAEVRAARPAARMSLLCHSYGSVVCGRAASEVDVADIVLYGSPGVGADTVSGLRTRATVWAGRGGADWIADVPHTRLWTPLATLGLGADPVSPGFGARVFPSGDGGHSDYLTPGSVALANIARIASGQAPSGEVRHA
- a CDS encoding LysR family transcriptional regulator encodes the protein MELRQLRYFVAVVEEANFTRAAARLHLAQPGLSAQIRQLERELGQPLLDRSGRSVTPTEVGEAVLPYARAALAAAEGVRQTVDAFTGLLRGQVTIGLVSGAAAHEFDVASVLAEFHDDHPQVDIALTEDTSERMLAALRRGELDIAILGLVDEHPPPGTSAQIVVDQPLVAAVAPDDPLLFADFSVTTESAVAESVSAALSATAPENAQAPGKAHAPGNALAPECADAPESGAVPKTVAAALGSVSVTETAVATDGAIPLAALRDRPLISLPRGTGLRGVLERACTEAGFRPRIAFEAAAPSLLTQLAARGLGVAIVPALEPGTAAALGLRTLRITEPGPRGRIALTWRTDGPASPAARALLGLLRRALAPRGPWRR
- a CDS encoding ATP-binding domain-containing protein; the protein is MRREQEFIDLLYGRLAELRAGAETAVSEALARKETGLQARLERDVLVAERSGLLAAFDAGERGLCFGRLAFQDGRDHHIGRIGIRRDDADRTPLVVDWRAEVARPFYLATGHTPMGLRRRRHITTVGQRVTALHDEILDLSDTIRTGHEGADADAVLFAALDAARTGRMHDIVRTIQADQDRIIRAPHRGVLVVEGGPGTGKTAVALHRAAYLLYAHRELLARRAVLIVGPNPAFLSYIAEVLPSLGETGVLLATPGELFPGVTARGTDTPRAAEVKGRAEMAEVLARFVADRQSLPDPVIAIDHEDGALLLDAEMAERARRRARETRLPHNLARPYFAFHLIDALTAQLADRLGADPYGGPNLLGPDDIAQLGKAVADSPEVHAAIDELWPVLTPRQLVADFLAEPVHLPEVDAAAIRRVGGDWTPADVPLLDEAAELLGEDDAAARVAAEAARQERIAYAQGVLDLSYGSRTQEFEDRDDEDSEVLAAHDLIDAEALAERHEEADHRSAAERAAADRTWAFGHVIVDEAQELSAMAWRLLMRRTPTRSMTLVGDPAQTAEPGGCGSWDAILTPYVDDRWEHTRLGVNYRTPAEIMEIAAGVLRAVDGSFEPPTSVRATGVRPWARRADDLPRAVADAVAEDRADRAVGRLAVIAARDRHEALSAALPGASTGPTPDLTEPVVLLDPRQAKGLEFDAVIVVEPAELGTSDLYVALTRATQRLGVVHARPLPAGLEALTVGDQRVGG
- a CDS encoding maleylpyruvate isomerase family mycothiol-dependent enzyme gives rise to the protein MGKAKDAEVRAAIAAERQELADLLDSLPEESWDAPSLCAGWRVREVAAHMSLGFRYSLPRVLLELAKARGGLHRMTDRCARRDAAAHSPRQLAGWLRDNAHHPWTPPVGGFASALGHDVVHGLDITVPLGLERRVPEDRLRVLLRNVTPSSVRFFGAELDGVELRADDLDWSFGSGAPLVGAAQDLLLLAFGRRLPAGRLSGEPADRFALSLG